A genomic region of Deinococcus humi contains the following coding sequences:
- a CDS encoding PadR family transcriptional regulator has protein sequence MNTPAMDPQQLKGHLDLLLLATLEDSPRYGGQIIADVQAATDGFFNLREGTLYPALHRLEKAGWISGEFQQLPRGGSPVKVYTLTPTGRTELREQREKYERFASAVRGVIGGSV, from the coding sequence ATGAACACCCCCGCAATGGACCCCCAGCAACTCAAAGGCCACCTCGATCTGCTCCTGCTCGCCACCCTGGAGGACAGTCCTCGTTACGGTGGTCAGATCATCGCTGACGTGCAGGCCGCCACCGATGGCTTCTTCAACCTGCGCGAGGGCACGCTGTATCCGGCGCTGCACCGACTGGAGAAAGCGGGTTGGATTTCAGGTGAGTTCCAGCAACTGCCCCGTGGGGGCAGCCCGGTCAAGGTCTACACCCTGACCCCTACGGGCCGAACCGAACTGCGTGAGCAGCGCGAGAAGTACGAACGCTTTGCAAGTGCGGTGCGCGGCGTGATCGGCGGCAGCGTATGA
- a CDS encoding permease prefix domain 1-containing protein, whose product MKRATRGLWGQKKRDAQTELRGAIEDKVYRHRLSGLDEVEAQHVALRDLGSPAAIARDLNRVHTGPHIAGMTLLLGLAGLLGFQAVAQIQSIGTAYTASSIDNTCRVATPAELQTATLAIQEQYRQHLARYGGAQAFVQKCRNGDVPIVGTPLLKVSDVLAALKAGGIQVGDQTDSTSATSTTPLILYTGANHDTPGPLYHTTDIGGERYIGTGDLIAFLSLATTQPLRLSGARNPVLQVGQVQLQLGTERAPILRTNVVAGVILRGPENLNLPRPAVLAYGVDGGSPEPSAPHLSVPGQDGDLFAIFQNFERLKGNSSEWLMVRERLDGSIPIAFQAVTPAPRLVTTLEELDAATARKENAVMVYRLNAADLRDMTLTEVPASQLRLTVKPPGNQ is encoded by the coding sequence TTGAAGCGGGCTACCCGTGGGTTGTGGGGGCAGAAGAAACGCGATGCTCAGACCGAGTTGCGCGGGGCCATTGAGGACAAAGTCTACCGCCACCGTCTGAGCGGGCTTGACGAGGTTGAGGCCCAACATGTGGCCCTGCGGGATCTGGGCAGTCCTGCCGCGATCGCCCGTGACCTCAACCGTGTCCACACGGGACCACATATCGCCGGAATGACGTTGCTGCTCGGGCTGGCTGGCCTGCTCGGCTTCCAGGCAGTGGCGCAAATTCAATCCATCGGAACCGCCTATACGGCCAGTTCCATCGACAACACCTGCCGTGTCGCCACGCCTGCTGAACTGCAAACGGCCACGCTCGCCATCCAGGAGCAGTACCGCCAGCATCTTGCTCGTTACGGCGGCGCGCAGGCGTTCGTTCAAAAGTGCCGGAATGGAGACGTGCCCATTGTGGGGACTCCTCTGCTGAAGGTCAGTGATGTTCTGGCCGCCCTCAAGGCTGGAGGGATCCAGGTAGGAGATCAGACGGATTCCACCTCCGCCACCTCCACGACGCCGCTAATTCTCTACACCGGGGCGAACCACGACACGCCCGGTCCGCTGTACCACACCACGGACATTGGCGGCGAGCGCTACATCGGAACGGGCGACCTGATCGCATTTCTGAGTCTTGCGACGACGCAGCCCCTGCGGCTCAGTGGCGCGCGCAACCCTGTCTTGCAGGTGGGTCAGGTGCAGCTGCAACTGGGCACGGAGCGCGCGCCCATCCTCCGGACCAACGTGGTGGCAGGCGTCATCCTGCGTGGCCCCGAGAACCTGAACCTGCCCCGGCCAGCAGTACTGGCGTATGGCGTGGACGGCGGCTCGCCTGAGCCTTCCGCGCCCCACCTGTCGGTACCCGGTCAGGACGGAGACCTCTTTGCGATCTTTCAGAACTTCGAGCGCCTCAAGGGCAACTCTTCAGAATGGCTGATGGTGCGCGAACGCCTGGACGGTTCCATCCCCATCGCCTTCCAGGCGGTCACGCCCGCGCCCCGACTGGTGACCACCCTGGAGGAGCTGGATGCAGCGACTGCTCGGAAGGAGAACGCAGTGATGGTGTATCGCCTGAACGCCGCTGATCTGCGTGACATGACCCTGACTGAGGTCCCCGCCTCGCAGCTTCGTCTCACCGTCAAGCCCCCGGGGAACCAATGA
- a CDS encoding permease prefix domain 1-containing protein, which produces MKSVHRYLQQATRGLWGQKRRDAQTELRGAIEDKVYRHRLLGLSETEAITAALRDLGSPRSIARDLNEVHTVPQMLKIMLLVGVGATLSFQAAAQVPTVQSAYLPSDVQPTCRFSTPQERSALTTKQQEETGQNLKAQGGSQQFLENCLSASLKGRVLLNVADLMTALRAGGIAVPGQDDGLLMTVQDGDVNIVGQDFANAASPLFSFTGNRTVLPGAVFLVDDIQGQRYLNAPMVIPFLKQVLEQPLHLNGLTNPVLSVGQVNLQLGSPAAPVQATDLLAFALLDERRVNSALPLPVTLSVLNQSSLPVSHSPRLTIKGQDGELFAVLQNSARLRGGEVDLLSVQSLSRSGLDVLLDRSRRPLIVGSVAAMDAATAQGKEAVIVYRLNASDLRDLKLTLVPASQIEVQGSL; this is translated from the coding sequence ATGAAATCCGTCCACCGTTATCTCCAGCAGGCAACCCGGGGACTGTGGGGTCAGAAGAGACGTGACGCCCAGACAGAGTTGCGGGGGGCTATTGAGGACAAGGTCTACCGTCACCGCCTGCTGGGGTTGAGTGAAACCGAGGCCATCACCGCCGCCCTGCGCGATCTGGGCAGTCCCCGGTCCATCGCCCGCGACTTAAATGAGGTCCATACCGTGCCGCAGATGTTGAAAATCATGTTGTTGGTCGGTGTTGGGGCCACGCTCAGCTTTCAGGCCGCGGCGCAGGTGCCGACCGTGCAGTCCGCCTACCTGCCCTCCGATGTCCAGCCCACCTGCCGCTTCTCCACTCCACAGGAACGGTCGGCCCTGACCACAAAACAACAGGAAGAGACTGGGCAGAACCTGAAAGCGCAGGGAGGATCTCAGCAATTCCTTGAAAATTGCCTGAGCGCTTCCCTGAAAGGGCGGGTGCTGCTGAACGTCGCTGACCTGATGACGGCCTTGCGAGCGGGTGGTATCGCCGTTCCAGGACAGGACGATGGACTCTTGATGACAGTCCAGGATGGGGACGTCAACATCGTTGGTCAGGATTTTGCGAATGCCGCCAGTCCACTGTTCAGCTTTACGGGCAACAGGACCGTCCTGCCCGGCGCTGTCTTCCTCGTCGATGACATTCAGGGCCAGCGCTATCTGAATGCGCCCATGGTGATTCCCTTTCTCAAGCAGGTGCTCGAACAGCCGCTGCACCTGAATGGCTTGACCAATCCAGTGCTGAGCGTGGGGCAGGTCAACCTGCAATTGGGCAGCCCGGCAGCGCCCGTCCAGGCCACCGATCTGCTGGCCTTCGCGCTGCTCGACGAACGGCGCGTGAACAGCGCTCTGCCGCTGCCTGTGACACTCTCGGTGCTGAATCAGTCCAGCCTGCCCGTTTCACATTCGCCCCGGCTGACGATCAAGGGTCAGGATGGCGAACTGTTCGCGGTGCTGCAGAATAGCGCCAGGCTTCGTGGAGGCGAGGTAGATCTGCTGAGTGTCCAGAGCCTGAGCAGAAGCGGACTGGATGTCCTGCTGGACCGTTCCAGACGGCCACTCATCGTGGGTTCGGTGGCCGCCATGGACGCCGCCACGGCCCAGGGCAAAGAGGCGGTGATCGTCTATCGGTTGAACGCCTCGGACCTCCGGGATCTCAAGTTGACGCTTGTTCCTGCTAGTCAAATCGAAGTGCAAGGGTCATTGTGA
- a CDS encoding permease prefix domain 1-containing protein, with product MNEVDSYLKRATRGLWGEKKRDAQTELRGAIEDKIHRHRLLGLNETEATTAALRDLGSPRTIARELGEVHTLPQLLKTTLFVSIGAMLSLQAVAQVATVRAIPLPGQTPICTFEAAYLSLFPGATSADVQRQLARPGGAQALEEAVLNKLPSSEASAIRQLLGQPGGRDNVTAECLRASPTPGSRLLRLSDVVAALQAGGIRFAPVLGTDDMFHLSVPGEAPNQLLVLAPQTVAGEAYVGAVSLVTALTRMTTGPLQISGLHNPVVTVGQAKLQLGLSDPPLLATDLYGGILLDRLEPTLPQLKTSPRAAIGVFPDSLKAPNKQDQLRVNSPDGTLYGLLGNADLVRPSCGCADDQRESLYGLSVRAVQGGILPAPLTYGPGSAPAKLVASLPELLQATEGGQRALLVYRLDATDLHHLTYSPVPAAQLRVNPSP from the coding sequence ATGAACGAGGTGGACAGTTATCTAAAGCGCGCCACCCGTGGGTTGTGGGGCGAGAAGAAACGCGACGCCCAGACTGAACTCCGCGGCGCAATCGAAGACAAGATCCACCGCCACCGCCTGCTGGGATTGAACGAAACTGAAGCCACCACTGCTGCCCTGCGTGATCTAGGCAGTCCCCGGACCATTGCCCGCGAACTGGGTGAGGTGCATACGCTGCCACAGCTGTTGAAGACCACGCTGTTCGTCAGCATTGGGGCCATGCTGAGCCTTCAGGCGGTGGCGCAGGTGGCCACCGTCAGGGCGATTCCCCTCCCGGGACAGACCCCGATCTGTACGTTCGAAGCTGCCTACCTGTCCTTGTTTCCAGGGGCCACCTCCGCTGATGTGCAGCGGCAACTTGCTCGGCCCGGGGGCGCTCAGGCACTCGAGGAAGCCGTGCTGAACAAGCTCCCGTCCAGTGAGGCCAGTGCCATTCGCCAACTGTTGGGCCAGCCCGGTGGACGCGACAACGTGACGGCGGAATGTCTCAGAGCGTCCCCCACCCCTGGCAGTCGGCTCCTGCGCCTTTCAGATGTGGTTGCCGCGCTGCAGGCGGGCGGCATCAGATTTGCGCCTGTCCTGGGCACGGACGACATGTTCCACCTGAGTGTCCCTGGTGAAGCGCCGAATCAGCTGCTCGTCCTGGCGCCCCAGACCGTTGCGGGCGAGGCGTATGTGGGCGCGGTGTCCTTGGTGACTGCCCTGACCCGCATGACCACGGGTCCCCTCCAGATCAGCGGCCTGCACAACCCCGTTGTGACCGTCGGGCAGGCCAAGCTCCAGCTGGGCCTCTCGGACCCACCCCTGCTGGCCACGGACCTGTATGGCGGGATTCTGCTGGACCGACTGGAACCGACGTTGCCCCAGCTCAAGACGTCGCCCCGCGCCGCCATTGGCGTCTTTCCTGATTCCCTGAAGGCGCCGAACAAGCAGGACCAGCTGCGCGTCAATAGCCCAGACGGGACACTCTACGGTCTGTTGGGCAATGCCGACCTTGTGCGTCCCTCGTGTGGGTGCGCGGACGACCAGCGTGAAAGCCTTTATGGCCTGAGTGTCCGCGCCGTCCAGGGCGGCATCTTGCCTGCGCCGTTGACATACGGGCCGGGGAGTGCGCCCGCGAAACTGGTGGCTTCGCTGCCCGAACTGTTACAGGCAACGGAAGGTGGGCAACGGGCCCTGCTGGTCTATCGGTTGGACGCCACTGATCTACACCACCTGACGTACAGCCCGGTACCCGCTGCTCAACTCCGCGTCAATCCCTCGCCCTGA
- a CDS encoding permease prefix domain 1-containing protein, whose product MNPEEQFVRRATRGLWGQKKREAQTELRGAIEDKIYRHRLLGLNETEATTAALRDLGSPRAIARELGEVHTLPQTLKVLAFTGVAGLLGLQALAQVAVINSAYSSMDLQTICRPPTAQELAAMPVAQRESLERVLGAPEGAERYQADCRRGLPMNGPVALKVADLLTALRAGGIPVSDQAGATPTTPLSIYGGPKSDIPDATYITRDIQGERYLDSSLIIPFLKQVTSLPLHLDGLTNPVLSVGDVTLQLGTSAAPVQATDLLTFALMSERQTNSALPLPITLAMPGQPKPGGPPSPRLAVLGLDGDLYAVLQNSSRLRGGETDLLSVRSLSGGALDVGLTRQSAPLIVDSVEAMDAATAQGKVAVIVYRFDASDLRSLKLTVLDPGQVKVVNP is encoded by the coding sequence ATGAACCCAGAAGAGCAATTTGTCAGGCGCGCCACCCGAGGGTTGTGGGGGCAGAAGAAACGCGAGGCCCAGACCGAGTTGCGTGGGGCCATTGAGGACAAGATCTACCGCCACCGCCTGCTGGGGTTGAATGAAACTGAAGCCACCACTGCGGCTCTGCGCGATCTGGGCAGTCCCCGGGCCATTGCACGGGAACTGGGTGAGGTTCATACGCTGCCGCAGACCTTGAAAGTGCTGGCATTCACAGGCGTGGCCGGGCTCCTGGGCTTGCAGGCGCTGGCACAGGTGGCCGTCATCAACTCGGCGTATTCGTCCATGGACCTTCAAACCATTTGCCGTCCGCCCACCGCGCAGGAGCTGGCTGCCATGCCCGTCGCACAACGGGAATCGCTCGAGCGCGTTCTTGGCGCACCGGAAGGTGCCGAACGGTACCAGGCAGACTGTCGCCGCGGTCTCCCCATGAACGGCCCGGTGGCGTTGAAGGTGGCCGATCTATTAACCGCTTTACGCGCGGGTGGCATTCCTGTTAGTGATCAGGCAGGGGCCACGCCAACGACGCCTCTCTCTATCTACGGCGGGCCAAAAAGTGATATTCCGGACGCGACCTATATCACCCGTGACATCCAGGGCGAACGGTATCTGGACAGCAGTCTGATCATTCCCTTTCTGAAACAGGTCACCTCACTGCCGCTGCACCTGGACGGCCTCACCAATCCGGTGCTAAGTGTAGGGGACGTGACGTTGCAGCTAGGCACCTCGGCGGCACCCGTCCAGGCCACGGATTTGCTGACCTTCGCGCTGATGAGCGAACGGCAGACCAACAGCGCGCTGCCCCTCCCGATCACCCTCGCCATGCCGGGTCAGCCCAAGCCGGGCGGGCCACCTTCGCCCCGGCTGGCCGTGCTTGGCCTGGACGGCGACCTTTACGCGGTGCTGCAGAACAGCTCCAGGCTCCGTGGGGGTGAGACGGATCTGCTGAGTGTCCGGAGTCTGAGCGGCGGAGCGTTGGATGTGGGACTCACCAGGCAGAGTGCGCCACTGATCGTTGACTCTGTGGAGGCTATGGACGCTGCCACGGCCCAGGGGAAGGTGGCGGTGATCGTCTACAGGTTCGACGCCTCAGACCTGCGAAGCCTCAAGCTGACGGTGCTGGATCCCGGGCAGGTGAAGGTGGTGAACCCATGA
- a CDS encoding IS6 family transposase, producing the protein MTDRKPYRHRFPLSIIQYAIWLYHRFSLSQRDVQELLQERGIQVSHETLRQWNIKFAPLLTEELRHREPRRGSLWFLDEVCIEIKGKKHWLWRAVDDSGAVLDLLLQARRDTQAAKTFLGRLLVNYDVPDVMHTDKLWSYGAAIRELPVLHTVEHVQVISTARCNNLIEQSHRPTRQQERSQIGFKNPCRTQEFLALHARISNLQQHTRTTVPAHLRRIKQNRAHLAWQTAVEVAV; encoded by the coding sequence GTGACTGATCGTAAGCCTTACCGCCACCGGTTTCCGCTCAGCATCATCCAGTACGCTATTTGGCTCTATCATCGCTTTTCCCTCAGCCAGCGTGATGTTCAGGAACTGCTCCAAGAGCGCGGAATTCAAGTCAGTCATGAGACGCTGCGCCAGTGGAACATCAAATTTGCACCGCTCCTCACTGAAGAACTACGACACCGAGAACCCCGTAGGGGTTCTCTGTGGTTTCTGGATGAGGTCTGCATCGAGATCAAGGGCAAAAAGCATTGGTTATGGCGGGCCGTCGACGACTCCGGCGCAGTGCTAGACCTCTTGTTGCAAGCTCGGCGAGATACCCAGGCGGCGAAGACTTTTCTTGGAAGGCTTTTGGTGAATTACGACGTGCCAGACGTCATGCACACCGACAAACTCTGGAGCTACGGAGCGGCTATTCGGGAACTTCCCGTGCTCCACACTGTGGAGCACGTCCAGGTCATCTCGACGGCTCGCTGTAACAACCTGATTGAGCAGTCCCATCGGCCCACCAGGCAACAAGAACGAAGCCAGATTGGCTTCAAGAATCCCTGCAGGACGCAGGAATTCTTGGCCCTGCATGCCCGCATTTCGAATCTTCAGCAGCACACTCGTACGACTGTTCCCGCCCACCTCCGAAGAATCAAGCAGAACCGTGCCCATCTGGCATGGCAAACCGCCGTTGAAGTGGCCGTCTGA
- a CDS encoding barstar family protein has protein sequence MTARDKHLRFDLDARVMTTEKEFHSEIAGKMSFPSSYGGGMNALFDVLTDLAWFDFDSLEVNIQNSIFLLVDEPPELRRTLQEVLNDVSQYWSQPLELGEAWDHPAIEFKVTYAAYQLDLL, from the coding sequence ATGACAGCTCGGGACAAGCACCTACGTTTTGACCTGGACGCACGGGTGATGACCACGGAAAAGGAATTTCACTCCGAAATAGCCGGAAAGATGAGTTTTCCCTCCTCTTATGGGGGAGGTATGAATGCCTTGTTTGATGTACTCACTGATTTGGCCTGGTTTGACTTCGATTCTTTGGAAGTTAACATTCAGAATTCAATTTTTCTTCTCGTTGATGAGCCACCAGAGTTGAGAAGAACACTTCAAGAAGTCCTGAATGACGTCAGTCAATATTGGTCCCAGCCACTTGAACTCGGCGAAGCCTGGGATCATCCTGCAATTGAATTTAAAGTGACGTATGCTGCATATCAGCTTGATCTCCTCTAA
- a CDS encoding DUF4279 domain-containing protein codes for MTHPSEQRVREVALAELTSPTLESTTQFFGVHPLQLQGGQPQVHAVLTREDLWEVYFKPETEPYFLVMLVERQGQGLSVRGCRAEARTSVCLSITSKELTSNDITAAVTLTPTEAWSKGDARPHPRQQHLGPYTFTRWSFCPDGDLPGRFEDKLTHLLDLTEPAAPRIQALIPSCTVSLVVGYWGYTQQMWGIVGAAHDMARIAALGADLDIDLYASGPELID; via the coding sequence ATGACCCATCCTTCCGAACAGCGCGTACGTGAAGTCGCTCTGGCTGAGCTCACCTCACCAACCCTGGAGAGCACCACCCAGTTCTTCGGCGTTCATCCGCTCCAACTGCAGGGAGGCCAGCCTCAGGTCCACGCTGTTTTGACGCGGGAGGACCTGTGGGAGGTGTATTTCAAGCCTGAGACTGAGCCGTACTTTCTCGTCATGCTGGTGGAGCGGCAGGGACAGGGCCTGTCCGTGCGTGGCTGTCGTGCGGAGGCCAGGACAAGTGTGTGCCTGAGCATTACGAGCAAGGAACTCACCTCGAACGACATCACCGCTGCGGTCACACTGACCCCCACCGAAGCGTGGAGCAAAGGCGACGCTCGCCCACATCCCCGCCAGCAGCACCTGGGGCCGTACACCTTCACCCGGTGGAGCTTCTGTCCGGATGGAGACCTTCCTGGTCGATTTGAGGACAAGTTGACGCATCTTCTGGACCTCACCGAACCTGCTGCCCCACGAATCCAGGCGCTGATTCCCTCCTGTACGGTCAGCCTTGTGGTGGGGTACTGGGGCTATACACAGCAAATGTGGGGCATAGTCGGCGCAGCGCACGACATGGCCCGAATTGCCGCACTGGGCGCCGATTTGGACATCGACTTGTACGCCTCTGGTCCTGAGTTGATCGACTAA